The sequence below is a genomic window from Tachyglossus aculeatus isolate mTacAcu1 chromosome X1, mTacAcu1.pri, whole genome shotgun sequence.
TTCAAGGTGGTGTCGGTCTTCATTTTGCTGGAAAACAATATGCCCTTAGCCTGGACCTCCATAATCATCCAAGCCACaggcctccatttccctcccagtTCAGCAGGGTTTCTCCAACCATTTAAGGAAGGGCAAGGCTGAAAATCAtgcctctcctcccccgcctGCCCTTTGAAACAGTAAATTTTAACTTCCTTGGTCAGAAAGAGATGGAAGCAAAGAACATTGTGCAgacatttctcttccccttccccctcccccaacccaaatTTGTAGATTGCCTTTAACTGCTGGATTGGTTGTGGAAGCATATGGGAAGTGGGGACCATTCTCTATAGTAGATGGTTTTGAAACAAGCTAAGTCTAAACCCTGAAGTGCATCCCCAAGTGTGACCATTGCATGAAGTGAAAGTAGACTCAAACCTTGAGTAAATTGCACTTTGGAGTAACTTTAGGGACCAATCCCCAAAGCAATTGGACAACTATATCCACTTGGATTATATAGGGTATGTGGAAGACCACACTCAGGGACTTTGAGATTTCACATTCAGGATGATTTGGATGCCAATAAAAGATGTTTATACTCCCATTAGCAAAAAGTCAATGCCTCTCCAAATTGTGCCCTGGCAACCTTCTGCCTGTCCTGCTAGAAAAGGGAAGAGTTTGTTTTAAAGAGAGATTTTTGAAGTCTGGTCTAATAGATGTAGGTCGGTGTCCTTGTAGTACTGAAAGTGAACGTTCAACTTGAACTATAGAAGGACATCTAATGCTCGGCAAACAGACCAAGAGGTTGGTTGAGGAAGAATCCTCTTCCATTCTAATATTGTCTAGGGTTGACCCAGTGGATATGTGATTAATGGATTTTTGTCTTTCTCCTTTTGGGTTTTCTATATTTGAAAGCTCTTTTGGTGTACCAGACTAGAAGGACAAAAAGGCTACAGTAAGCCTGTAGACTAGTAGTCCAAACCTAAGGCAGGCTAAATTGTCAACCAGATCTTCTGAAACTCTGCCAGTCAGAAGATGAATTAGGTCAGTTGGCTCTCACCAAAGCCTGAATTGTAAGTGAGCCAGAGCTTGCCATCAGATTTTTCCCTTCAGCTGCCCGGTTGTCCTTGGGCCTTatctgctaacctcctctcttTCAGAGGGACCActttcttgtggaaagagccagacttttgggaaagttgggggtgaggggaggcgaTTAACTTTTGCTTGAGTTTGAAAACAGCCACTTGAACAGCTTTGTCTAAAAGGCATATGTTGTTTGCCATTCCAGATGAGAATGGCGAGTATTTTGAAGCACTCCAGAAGATGATTGAAATGATGTACGAACAGTATGGGGGGCCTGTGGTTTTGATTGCCCACAGTATGGGTAACATGTACACCCTGTACTTCCTCAACCAGCAATCTCAGGACTGGAAAGACAAGTACATCCATTCCTTTGTGGCATTAGGTGCCCCCTGGGGGGGCGTGGCAAAGACCCTCCGAGTTTTGGCTTCAGGTAAGCTGTCCTGAGGGGAGGGTTTCTTTCTGAATTACaccacttacatacatagccgtatgtatttatattaatgtctgtctccccctctagactgtaagctccttgtggtcagggaacgtgtctaccaactgtatcgtactctcccaagtgcttagtccagtgctctgcacacaggaagctctcaaataccatcgGTGGATTCAGACTAGCTTTAAATGATGGGTTGTTCAGCCTAGTTTAGTTCTCAAAGCGAAGGAGCACAAGTTTTAAGTTGAGACTGTTACTAGTAATTTATCCGTTCCTTCCCTCTGAGAGCCAGTGTCATCACTTTTCTCATTAATGGTTCTTCTGGACATAGATTTCTCTTACTTCACTAGGGCACTTTATTACTCTCCTTCCCACTAAGCCCCACATTCCCAAACCTGGATTTTTCGTGCTACTGAATTCTTAGTTTGCCATCGTGCTTTAGAAACTTCTTGGAACCCATCCAGTTTCCTTCACAGTGAGTGGTCTGCCCTGGAGAGAACCTTCAGCCTATAATGGATTCTTCATAATGActggatccaccctttcctgtcctcCCACATAAGTGTGGTATAAGCTCTGGTCACATTGGGACTAGACCattgtatctgcctcctcactgtctTCCCTTCCTCTACCCTCTCCAATTCGTAGCACCACTGCTGGGTGGGTCACCTCTCTCCACTGGCTTCCCAtaactctgcatcaagcagaaactcctcccaaTTGGTACCAAGGCTCTCCTATAACCCCCACCACCTTGCATCTCTGCTCTCTTCAACCTGCTTCTTCCCACcctgctctcttcattccttctaactgtacctttcTCATCCCTTCTGcctctgtcagtcagtggtatttgagcgcttactgtttgcagaacactgtactaagagcttgggagagtacagtacaacagaattagcagacaccattccctgtccataacgagctcacagtcccctctctcatgctgtttctctggcctggaaaccccccccccccccccactcccaaatctgaaagctcacctcctccaatgtGCCTTCCCTGACCAATTTCCAGCATCCTAAGTCATaaaaacccatcagccatctctagcacctatgtacatacttattctctACCTcagcagttgtgtgtgtgtgtgtgtgcgtgtgcgtgcgcgCTTATGTGCATGCACTTAATGCAGTTATTCATTTGGATTACTTTATACTttcctttgtctcccccattagagtgtgagctccttgtggcaggggactgtgtcacttgtttgtttttgtactttacaagcagagaagcagtgtggctcagtggaaagagcccgggctttggagtcagaggtcatgggttcaaatcccggctctgccaattgccagctgtgtgactttgggcaagtcacttaacttctctgtacctcagttacctcatctgtaaaatggggtttaagactgtgagccccctgtgggacaacttgatcaccttgtaacctccccaatgcttagaacagtgctttgcacatagtaagcgcttactaaatgctatcattattatttacaagcaGGCAGTATAGTGCATTATACCTAATGAAAACTCAAATACTTCCACACACTTGGAGGCAGGAGAAATAGGTTTACCTTAGTACTTTCTAGGAAAGATTTAGCTGTAGGGTTTCCCTTTATAGTTTGGCCCCTGGTGCCACTCATTACAAACACAGTTCTAGCTTGGTTTTAGTAGGTGAGAgatagaggtgggggggggggggggggggggggggcggtggagacAACCAATTAACCCCAAATGTGAAAAAGAAAAAGTTTGTCATAAAAAAATCTTTTGGATGTTTTATCAATTACAACAAATCATCCTCTGCCCACTGCTCCTGTTTATTACTAATGATTCTAATGAGTCCTGATTTTCATGATCACTTATGGTATCATCACCGGCAATGGCATTTCAGCTCCTACTGAGAGTTGAGCCCAGactaggtgcctgggagagtacagtgtaaaccGGACAGGATtactgccctccaggaatttacaatcgAATGGAGTGGATAGGAAGACCAAAGCTGTTAAATGAGTGagaacaggaggaaaaacaaggacATAACTAAATAGTCCAAATGTATCAGGaagaaataactaaataaatgaatattcattcagtcaatcgtatttattgaacgcttactgtgtgcagagcactgtactaactgcttgggaagtacaagttggcaacgtatagagatggtccttacccatcaacaggctcacagtctagaagggggagacagacaacaaaacaagtaaacaggtgtcaatatcctCTCACCACTGAGGTACGTATAAGTGATGAGGGTGGTATTGGGTTGAAGTGCCTGGGATTTTGTAAATTTTAATAAGGAAAGACTTCTCAGTGGAGGTGGAGGCCATTAGGAGGCTTTGAATAAGGGGAGAActatggtctggtggatttttttgttgttgttggaaagggagggagatggggtctgAGACAAGAGAATCAAGAGTGAGATGCAGTTAGATGAGCTGATATGGAGGGTGGAAATTCTTGTTACCTTGTGATGTGGAGATAGCTAAATAGCAAAGCCCCTTTTCAAATTTATCATGTGAACAATTTTTTCacattccaccccccccccccacctcacccacatTTCCCTTTCCAGGCAAatgtaagagaagcagaatggcctaatggatggagcacaggcctgggagtcagaaggtcctgtgttctaatcctgactcctccatttatctgttgtgtgaccttgggcaaaacacttcacttttctatgcctctgttgccccatctgtaaaatggggattaatactgtgagccccatgtgggacatggactgcatcctacctgattagcttatatcttccccagcacttaataccttgcctggtgcatagtaagcacttaacaaatatcatttaaaaatagtGGCTGgcgtgggaaaatgaggaagggAGGTGTGACAACTCTTCCCCTATTGTAATAGAAAACAGAGGTTGGAGCaggaaaagagcctggggctgaaCTTTCTGTCTGATGCTGAACTAGTTTGCCACACTGTCTTTGCCCTAGTTGGTTTTGGTTAATGAGGTCACATTGCTGTAAGATTTGTGGGCTAACCTTCCCATAAAATTCCAAACACTAATTCACCATGGCATGCAGACACCCGTGAATCAATAGCGACACCTAGCGGTTTTCTAACTGCCAGCTTTCCTTACCTCAGGGAACTGTTATGGGAGGCGAATGCAGGATGCCTAGACTGTACTTGCTTCTGACTTTCTGTATTGGCTTCTTTCATCGCATCTTCTACTTTTGATTAGGCTGAGCCTTATATTAAGTGTGTCTAGGGCAGTGCTGACTGACTTTCTGATGTAccatcctcctgtgtcttcccgcttcagtctatacttcactctgctgcctggattatctttgtacagaagcactctgggcatgtcactcccctcttccaaaatctccagtggttacctatcaaccttcgaatcaagcaaaaactcctcactctcggcttcagagctctccatcacctcgccccttcctacctcactttccttctctccttctacagcccagcccacatgctccactcctgtgccgctaacctcctcactgtgcctcgttctcgcctgtcccgccattgacccctagcccacattctacctctgccctggaatgccctccctccacacatccaccaaactagctctcttcctcccttcaaagccctactgagaactcacctgctccaggaggccttcccagactgagccccccgcgttttcctctcctcctcctcccctccccgtcacccacccctctaccctcccccctccacctccccacagcacttgtgtatatttgtacatatgaattactctattttattaatgatgtgtacatagctataattctattttgatggtattgacacctgtctacttgttttgttgtctgtctcccctttctagactgtgagcctgttgttgggtagggaccgtctctatatgttgccgatttgtacttcccaagcgcttagtacagtgctgtgcacacagtaagcactcaataaatacgattgaatgaatgaatcctgcaaaCCCACTAACTTTCTCCCTGCACATCCACTTCAGCCTCAGACTAAGTGGCAGGAAGCTGGGTGAGGCAACCGTGTtgtgtgggagggaaggggtaCCGCTGACCAATCAGGAAGCTATTTCGGGTTGTCTCTTGTGTGTCGTTTCTCAGTAACCAAAGGGCCTCTTCAACCTTGCAGGAGACAACAACCGGATTCCTGTCATCAGTACGCTGAAGATCCGAGAGCAGCAGAGGTCTGCAGTTTCTACCAACTGGTTGCTCCCGTATAATTACACCTGGTCTTCAGATAAAGTGTTTGTGAGCACCCCCACAGCCAATTACACCCTCCGGGATTACGAGAAGTTCTATAAGGATATTAACTTTACGGATGGCTGGTACATGAGACAAGACACAGAACCCTTGGTCTATCCGATGACCCCTCCTGGGGTGCGGCTTCACTGCCTATACGGCACTGGAGTCCAAACACCGGACTCATTCTTCTATGAGAGCTTCCCTGATCGAGACCCCAAGATCTTCTACAGCAATGGCGACGGAACTGTGAACCTGCAGAGTTCGTTGTACTGCCACAAATGGGTAGGCCAACAGAAGCAGGAGGTGACGCTGTTAGAGCTGCAAGGTAATGAGCATATTGAAATGCTCTCAAACATCACCACCATTTCCTATTTGAAAAAGGTTCTCTTTGGTTCGTGACCACGCGTTCTGGTAGCCAACTCCATCACCCCGGATGCCTTCCCTTTTAACAAGGGGGAAACACTACTTCGATGCCGTgaaatttattttcctttttacaCTTTTGGAACCTCTTCGTCTTTCTCCCCGTGCCACCTTATGAACTATGAACTAATGGTTAGTGATCACCTGTCTCTTTGGATTTGATATCTGTAATCCCATCCTGACCCCCCTGATTCCTTGTCACGTGTTTTCTGGGGCGCCCAGTGAACTATTCAGTGTTTCAACACTATAGTTGATGAATTTGCTCACCATTCTGCCCAAAAGAAGTGAATTCTCTCACAGAGGAAAGAACCAGTGGTCTGACTCACTTCTGCAATGATAAAAGTGTAGACAGTATCAGGGAGCTGAGAGGAAAGTATGGTTTGTCCAAAGCTCTGTTTTCCCTGTCTGCTTCTGTGGGGTGTTTTATGAATTTAAAAGCCACAAAAGCAAATAGAAAACCTCGGAAGTTGGGGAAAGAATACTTTCATTTGGTTCTAAAGTATATTTTATTTTCACACTGCCACATATTAAGCTAACTGGCTTCTGGGGAAGAAAAGATCAAAGTTAAGTTCTTGATTGTCTTCAGTCTTTTGCGGAAGCGAGACCATGGAGCAACTGCACTCCTTAGTTCTTGATCAAACTGCTGCTCAGTCATGGGGCTTGAGGGTCTCAGGCTGCTCCTTCCTGAACAAGAAGGAAAGTACAGCCCTAATTCAACGGGCCTACTTGATTCCATGAAAAAGGATGCCGTCAGGATTAGGTAATGTTTGGATTGCCATATGTGTTTGCTAAACTGTTCAGGCACCAAAGTAACCACAGATCTTAAAGATACCAGTTTGAGAGGTGCATGCGTAGGTGGTCATGGCAGTAAGGCTGCTGTTACCTCTGTCAGTAAATCAGGAGTTTTTTCTTTCACTAGGATATTTAGGTTTTTTTAAAGACCTGTAAAGATGCAGGCTCAGTTCTGTGACTAAGGTCCATGAGACATTTTAATTTTACACCTGGAATGATGGGGCAGGATACAAGCAGGTTAAATGCAGCATTTGCTGACTTGGTTTTTTTAAGTCCCAGTGGGGCTACCCTTAGAGAGActaacttctcttcctcctctgcccatcAAAGGCAGGCCATTGATCCTTAGCAAGGACAGGGCCCACAAGCCTCGACTCAAGTAGCCCATTGCTCTCGCCACTGTTCCTTCATCTGCTGTGTCTGACTGAAAGATtgacacccccccaccaccaaactCCCCGCTCCCCACTCCATTAACCCTGTAATCTGTGCAAGGGCACAGATGTGGCCACACAGGCATCCCAGGTTGCTGTGCCAAGATCCTTGAGGGGCTCCCTTGCAGGAGCCCACCCCTCCCCTACTCTTTTTAAGTACATAAACAGTTTTTTGAGGGGGTTGTTAAATGAACCAGATCAACATTATTGCTATTTCCAAATGTTTAAATCAAGGCTGGGCACTACTGTGGTGACCAAAGACATTAACCTTTCTCAAAAGCAGAGCCCCCAAAGAATGTTTAAGTAGAAAGAACACTGCCTTATTTTCCCTCACCTCACTACAATAGCCAAATTTCAGCATGATCCATTGTTCAGTTGTCTTCAGCCTCCTCCCAGTACCCACAGGTTTATCTGTCTCTCTTGAAGCTTTTTATTCTTCCAGCTTCTCTGGCCTTCCTTTAAGGTTATATGTAAATATCTGTTCCTGCTTTTACTTGTGCTGTATATTTGCCCATGTTGGTGCgcacgcatgtgtgtgtgtcttgccccccccccccccccccccccccccccccccccccccccccccccccccaattagaGGTACCATATCTCACATGTGGCAGAAAATTAGACAGGAGCCTATGCTCACCTTTTGGATTCTCAGTAGTGTATTAGATGCACCTAAATTTTGTGTGCCTTTTTCTTTCAAGGCATTTTCCACAGTTAAATATATAGCTttatgaatgagagaagcagggATAGGGAGGATTTTTAACCTTCATTTGTGTTTGGAAGACTTTCAggtggatttttttgttgttgttgttaaatcTAGGCTAATTCCCAACCCCTGGTGCTATTCAGATTGGGGATCAAGGGAAAAGCATTGTTGGCTATTGActtcttatttttttcctttaagaTGTCTGGAAGTGGAGCCATAGCTGGTTAGATCCTAAGACTGATGGGAGGTGGCTGGCCTGTAGTCCTGCTCCAGGCACCTCTCCTCTGTGGTATTTGGGAAATGCAGCATCTTTGTGCTCATCTGAACCAGCTCTCTCTGGTTTACTTCTTATTTACTTCAATAaatgtatttgagtgcctactgtgtgcacagcactgtattaagcgcttgggagagtacagtagagataaAACTGTCTTATTCTGGTGGGTTTTTAAAAAGATAAATAAACCTGGTTTAATTGTCCTTAATATCTGTTCATTCTTATAATTTTAAAAGTAGTATAATGAATATCTAATTTAAAATCTTTTTccgaaaaaaaaaatgtctgagTCCAATGCCTGGTGACAAATGAAATTTCCAACCCACAACCACCTTGTAGGGCAGAAAAGCCACAAGAAGTGACCACCAGCACTTCGAGGCTTGAATAGTATCTAGAAACGCTTTACTCCTAGCCGACAACAGGCCCACACCCCTTCTTGGGAGTTGGGTAGGAATGAAAAGTGAATCACGAGGCTTTATAAAGCTATAGTAGGCAGTCGGGAGTCCTGGTGATGTCAGACTCAACTTGTCATCATAATCTCCTACCATGGGAGAAGTACCAGCCTCAAGGATTTTCAAATCAATTGGTATGTGCATCTTTGGAAGTATCGTCTATCACATTCTGTCTTTTATTTCCTAAGTTAAGACTGAAAGTGAACCTGAACTGTTGGGCTGTGCCTGCAGTTGGCATGGCAGGCCTCCTATTCCAAGGTGACCAACTCCCACTAAGCCGCTCTGCTTACCAGAATTGTTAAAGTAGCTGGTG
It includes:
- the PLA2G15 gene encoding phospholipase A2 group XV isoform X1, with amino-acid sequence MPSPAVRGGRAPLLGPTLACCLLLILPCPGVPAPPGRRPPVVLVPGDLGNQLEAKLDKPTVVHYLCSKKTDSYFTLWLNLELLLPIIIDCWIDNIRLIYNKTTRATQFPDGVDVKVPGFGQTFSLEFLDPSKRSVGMYFFNLVESLADWGYRRNGDVRGAPYDWRRAPNENGEYFEALQKMIEMMYEQYGGPVVLIAHSMGNMYTLYFLNQQSQDWKDKYIHSFVALGAPWGGVAKTLRVLASGDNNRIPVISTLKIREQQRSAVSTNWLLPYNYTWSSDKVFVSTPTANYTLRDYEKFYKDINFTDGWYMRQDTEPLVYPMTPPGVRLHCLYGTGVQTPDSFFYESFPDRDPKIFYSNGDGTVNLQSSLYCHKWVGQQKQEVTLLELQGNEHIEMLSNITTISYLKKVLFGS
- the PLA2G15 gene encoding phospholipase A2 group XV isoform X2, with protein sequence MPEVDLLVKWQVPGDLGNQLEAKLDKPTVVHYLCSKKTDSYFTLWLNLELLLPIIIDCWIDNIRLIYNKTTRATQFPDGVDVKVPGFGQTFSLEFLDPSKRSVGMYFFNLVESLADWGYRRNGDVRGAPYDWRRAPNENGEYFEALQKMIEMMYEQYGGPVVLIAHSMGNMYTLYFLNQQSQDWKDKYIHSFVALGAPWGGVAKTLRVLASGDNNRIPVISTLKIREQQRSAVSTNWLLPYNYTWSSDKVFVSTPTANYTLRDYEKFYKDINFTDGWYMRQDTEPLVYPMTPPGVRLHCLYGTGVQTPDSFFYESFPDRDPKIFYSNGDGTVNLQSSLYCHKWVGQQKQEVTLLELQGNEHIEMLSNITTISYLKKVLFGS